The stretch of DNA AGACGACGCCAGCTCACCATGCTCAGTCTCCCCGCAGCCGGCCGCCCATCTCCTGGGCCAGGTCCACGGCGTAGTGGTCGGTCATGCCGCCGATGAAGTCGAGCATGCGCCGGTAGCTGTCGTAGAGGCTCCAGGAGGGGCGCGGGGTGTTCTCGCCGATCAGCGCCAGCACCCGCTGGTGCTTGAAGGTGGAGCGGCCGTGGTGGTGCAGCTCATGGGCGGCGCCGATGAAGGCCTCCAGCAGGATGCCCAGGGTGGTGTAGGCGCCGATCTCCAGCTTGGCCTTGCGCTCGTTCTGGAAGATCCGCTTGCGGGCCAGCTGCTTGGCCGCCTTCACGCCCCAGCCCAGGTCCGGGTGGCAGAGCTCCAGCAGGTCGTCCTGCAGGCGCCCGCCCAAAAGCTCCGCCTCGTGCTGCACGAAGACCGCGCCGACGTCGCTGACCGCCCGCTCCATGGCCGCCCCGCGCAGGGCGGCGATGCGACGGCGCTGTGAGACGCCGCCGCGCTGCATCTCCGGGTAGTCCGGCGGCACGCCACCGGCGATCTGGGTCAGGATCCCGGCCACCTCGTCGAACCCCAGGATCCCCATCTCCAGGCCATCCTCGAGGTCGAGCAACGCATAGCAGATGTCGTCGGCCGCCTCGACCAGCCAGGCCAGCGGGTGGCGGCACCAGCGACCCTGGCCCCGGGGCAGCAGGCCGAGCCGGTCGGCCACCTCCTCCAGCAGCTCGCGCTCGCTCTGGTAGCAGCCGAACTTGCCGGCCGCCCCGCCGTGCTCCACCGTCCAGGGGTACTTGAGCAGGGTGCCCAGGGTCGCCGTGGTCAGGCGCATGCCGCCGCGGAACTGGTTGTATTCGATCTGGGTGACGATGCGAAAGCCCTGGGCATTGCCCTCGTAGGTCAGCAGGTCCTGGCGCTCGAGGGGCGAGAGCCCCTCGAGCAGCCCGCTGCCATCGACCTCGGCGCGGGCAAACCAGTCGCGGATGGCGTACTCGCCGGCATGGCCGAAGGGCGGATTGCCGATGTCATGCCCGAGGCAGGCCGCCTGGACGATCACGCCGAGGTCCGCGGGGGTGATCCAGGCCGGCAGGCGGTCGCGCAGCAGCTCACCGACGATCATGCCCAGCGAACGGCCCACACAGCCCACCTCCAGCGAATGCGTCAGGCGGGTGTGGATATGGTCGTTGTCGGTCAGCGGGTGCACCTGGGTCTTGCGCCCCAGGCGGCGGAAGGAGCCGGCGAAGACGATCCGGTCGTGGTCCTTGTGGAAGGGGCTGCGGCCGATCTCGCCCCGGCCGTTTCCGGGGCGGGCGTCCCGGCGGTCATGCAGCCGTCCCGGGTCGAGCAGCCGCTCCCAGCTCATCTGCGTCATGGGCAATTCTCCTTGGAAGGCCCATTCTGGCAGCCCCGGGCGCCGGCGCACAGCCCGGTCGGCCTAGGACAGGCGGCGCCCCCTGATCAGCCAGGAGTAGACCAGGCCGGCCACGATCAGGGTCACGGCGAAGAGGTAGATGCCCACCGAGATGCCGCTGCTCCACAGGATGTTCCACTCCCCGGCCGAGATCGACATGGCACGCCGCAGGTTGAACTCCATCTGTCCGCCCAGCAGCAGACCCAGCACCACCGGCACCGTGGGGATCTCCAGCTTGCGCAGCGCATAGCCCAGCACCCCGAAGCCCAGCATCATGTAGAGGTCGAAGGCGCTATTGTTGAGCGAATAGACCCCGACGAAGGCCACCATCACCACCATGGGCATCAGGAACCAGCCGGGGGCCTGCAGCACCTTGGCGAAGAGGCTCACCAGCGGAACGTTGAGCACCAGCAGCACGAAATTGCCGATCACCAGCGCCGCGACCAGCCCCCACACCATCTCCGGCTGCTGCTCGAAGAGCAGCGGCCCCGGAGTAATGTTCATCGACAGCAGCAGCGCCAGCAGAATCGCCGTGGTGCCGCTGCCGGGAATGCCCAGCGAGAGCATGGGAATCAGGGCACCGCCGGCGGCAGCGTTGTTGCCCGCCTCGGGTGCGGCCACGCCGCGCGGGTCGCCCTCGCCGAAGCGGCCATCGCGGCCCACCCAACGCTTCTCGAGCGTGTAGGCAAGGAAGCTGCCCAGTGCCGCCCCGGCCCCGGGCAGCACCCCGGCCACGAAGCCGATGAAGGAGCCGCGGGCGATGGTCGGCGCACAGCGTCCTGCCGCACGCACTCCGGGAATCGCCGAGCCGAGTGTCAGGGTCGGGCGGCTGGTGCCGCGAATGTCTTCCAGATAGATCAGGCACTCGGAAATGGCGAATAGCCCCACCAGGGCGACGATGAAATCGATGCCGTCGTAGAGCTCGTAGAGCCCGAAGGTGTAGCGCGGCACTCCGCTGACCGCATCGATACCGATACTGCCCAGCAGCAGCCCCAGGAAGGCGGCGATGAAGCTCTTGATCAGGCTGCCGCCGGTCACCCCGCCGATGGTCGCGAAGGCGAGGACGAAGAGCGCGAAGTACTCCGCCGGGCCGAAGCGAATGGCGAACTCGACCAGCAGGGGGGCAAACAGCGCCAGTCCCAGGGTCGCCACCCCGGCGCCGACGAAGGAGGCCACCGCGGAGATGCCCAGCGCCTCGCCGCCACGCCCCTGCAGCGCCATGGGGTAGCCGTCCAGGGTGGTCATCATGGCCGGCTCGTCACCGGGAATGTTGAGCACGATGGAGCTGATGCGCCCCCCATACATGCAGCCATAGTAGACGCTGACCAGCAGGATCAGCGCCCCCGTGGGTTCCAGGCCGAAGTTGAAGGAGAGCGGGATCATCAGCGCCACGCCGTTGACCGGCCCCAGCCCGGGCAAGGCGCCGATCAGGGTGCCGATGGTGCAGCCGATGACCGCCAGGAAGAGGTTCTGAGGCTCCAGGGCCACGGCGAAGCCCTGGGCGAGAAAGGCGAGAATATCCATGTCGAGAGGCCTACCAGTCCAGGCCTGGCATGTTGGGAAGCGGAATGCCAAGGGCGAATTCGAACAGCGCGTATAGGGCCAGGGTGAGCACTCCACCGCTGATCAGTGAGGGCTTCCAGGCCGCCCCGAACAGGCGGACCAGCAGCACTACCGCCACCAGTGAGGCCGGCAGGAAGCCCAGCGGCTTGACCAGGCCGGCATAGCTGCCAAGCACCAGCAGGGTCAGCGCCTGGCGTACCAGGGTGGCGCGACCCGGCCAGCGCTGATTGAGCCCGGGTCGCAGGATCAACAACAGCGACAGCGCCGCCAGGGGCAGGCTGATCAGGCGCGGGTATTCGCCCGGCCCGACGGGTTGCATGAAGCCCGATTCGAGGTCATGGGAGAGCCACCAGGCAACCAGCGCCAGCACCAGCAGCAGGGCGCCGGCGATACGATCGCC from Halomonas aestuarii encodes:
- a CDS encoding deoxyguanosinetriphosphate triphosphohydrolase — translated: MTQMSWERLLDPGRLHDRRDARPGNGRGEIGRSPFHKDHDRIVFAGSFRRLGRKTQVHPLTDNDHIHTRLTHSLEVGCVGRSLGMIVGELLRDRLPAWITPADLGVIVQAACLGHDIGNPPFGHAGEYAIRDWFARAEVDGSGLLEGLSPLERQDLLTYEGNAQGFRIVTQIEYNQFRGGMRLTTATLGTLLKYPWTVEHGGAAGKFGCYQSERELLEEVADRLGLLPRGQGRWCRHPLAWLVEAADDICYALLDLEDGLEMGILGFDEVAGILTQIAGGVPPDYPEMQRGGVSQRRRIAALRGAAMERAVSDVGAVFVQHEAELLGGRLQDDLLELCHPDLGWGVKAAKQLARKRIFQNERKAKLEIGAYTTLGILLEAFIGAAHELHHHGRSTFKHQRVLALIGENTPRPSWSLYDSYRRMLDFIGGMTDHYAVDLAQEMGGRLRGD
- a CDS encoding tripartite tricarboxylate transporter permease, producing MDILAFLAQGFAVALEPQNLFLAVIGCTIGTLIGALPGLGPVNGVALMIPLSFNFGLEPTGALILLVSVYYGCMYGGRISSIVLNIPGDEPAMMTTLDGYPMALQGRGGEALGISAVASFVGAGVATLGLALFAPLLVEFAIRFGPAEYFALFVLAFATIGGVTGGSLIKSFIAAFLGLLLGSIGIDAVSGVPRYTFGLYELYDGIDFIVALVGLFAISECLIYLEDIRGTSRPTLTLGSAIPGVRAAGRCAPTIARGSFIGFVAGVLPGAGAALGSFLAYTLEKRWVGRDGRFGEGDPRGVAAPEAGNNAAAGGALIPMLSLGIPGSGTTAILLALLLSMNITPGPLLFEQQPEMVWGLVAALVIGNFVLLVLNVPLVSLFAKVLQAPGWFLMPMVVMVAFVGVYSLNNSAFDLYMMLGFGVLGYALRKLEIPTVPVVLGLLLGGQMEFNLRRAMSISAGEWNILWSSGISVGIYLFAVTLIVAGLVYSWLIRGRRLS
- a CDS encoding tripartite tricarboxylate transporter TctB family protein, producing the protein MSDPLHSDAGRVPGVVGDRIAGALLLVLALVAWWLSHDLESGFMQPVGPGEYPRLISLPLAALSLLLILRPGLNQRWPGRATLVRQALTLLVLGSYAGLVKPLGFLPASLVAVVLLVRLFGAAWKPSLISGGVLTLALYALFEFALGIPLPNMPGLDW